The proteins below come from a single Oscillospiraceae bacterium genomic window:
- a CDS encoding ZIP family metal transporter, with the protein MQTSPLILTALAGLSTGLGGVLAVLGKPTEKLLAASAGFAGGVMLTASLTDLLPEALHFYGRYLPPLACGGALATLTALGMAAAGLLGKLLPEESELAARFGQGRDPARAAAMRTALITGAALLLHNFPEGVLTFFAGTADPALGLRTAAAIALHNIPEGLAVAVPFAYATRSRAAGVLAALVSGLAEPLGAVLAWLFLRRFFTPGFLNGTVVLAAGIMVWVSFAQLLPDAFVLKHRAAGILGAAAGTLLMLLGIAALP; encoded by the coding sequence ATGCAAACTTCACCACTGATCCTCACCGCCCTCGCCGGTCTGTCTACAGGTCTGGGCGGGGTGCTGGCGGTGCTTGGCAAACCAACGGAAAAGCTTCTGGCCGCCTCGGCGGGCTTTGCGGGCGGGGTCATGCTCACCGCATCGCTGACCGATCTGCTGCCCGAGGCCCTGCATTTTTACGGCAGGTATCTGCCGCCTCTGGCCTGCGGCGGGGCGCTTGCGACACTGACAGCGCTGGGCATGGCGGCGGCGGGGCTGCTGGGCAAGCTTCTGCCGGAGGAATCCGAGCTTGCTGCCCGCTTTGGTCAGGGCCGCGACCCCGCCCGCGCGGCGGCCATGCGCACCGCTCTCATCACCGGCGCGGCGCTGCTGCTGCACAATTTCCCGGAGGGTGTACTTACCTTCTTCGCCGGGACAGCGGACCCGGCGCTCGGTCTGCGCACGGCGGCGGCCATCGCACTGCACAATATCCCGGAGGGGCTGGCTGTGGCGGTGCCCTTCGCCTACGCAACCCGCAGCCGTGCGGCCGGTGTGCTGGCGGCTCTCGTTTCCGGTCTGGCCGAGCCGCTGGGGGCTGTGCTGGCGTGGTTGTTCCTGCGCCGGTTTTTTACACCCGGCTTTTTGAACGGCACGGTCGTGTTGGCGGCAGGCATTATGGTGTGGGTGTCCTTTGCCCAGCTTTTGCCCGATGCGTTCGTCCTTAAACATCGCGCCGCCGGCATTTTGGGCGCCGCCGCAGGTACATTGCTGATGCTGTTAGGCATTGCGGCGCTGCCGTAA
- a CDS encoding DUF2726 domain-containing protein, whose translation MKCCVCGAESGRYPLCRACNQQKELGYIIKCPVCGQWHYGDEPCPKRVQLEFLYEPKKRLITKNEQGFFDALREIVPQGYHVFPQINLAAFLEKVDNSAYHNELFRNVDFLITDGEFAPKIVVEINDNTHHEWKRRQRDEKVSAICADAGIPLVTFWTNYGVNRPYIEKRIREALETPPQRVPSFTKENTAQPNTFEKENAARQAVDWDVQAEQHNKTHKGKQGCYIATCVYGSYDCPQVWTLRRYRDIVLKSSVLGRTFIAVYYAISPTLVRTFSKSVVVKKIWRSILNPMVKRLNEKGFSNNPYTD comes from the coding sequence ATGAAATGCTGCGTTTGTGGTGCGGAAAGTGGTCGCTATCCGCTGTGCCGTGCCTGCAACCAACAGAAGGAATTGGGCTATATTATAAAGTGCCCAGTGTGTGGGCAGTGGCATTATGGTGATGAACCGTGCCCAAAGCGCGTGCAGCTGGAATTCTTGTATGAACCGAAGAAAAGGCTGATTACAAAAAATGAGCAAGGCTTTTTTGACGCTTTGAGAGAAATCGTCCCGCAAGGATATCATGTGTTTCCACAAATCAATCTGGCAGCATTTCTCGAAAAAGTGGACAATTCTGCATATCATAACGAACTTTTCCGCAACGTTGATTTTTTGATTACCGATGGGGAATTTGCGCCCAAAATCGTGGTGGAAATAAATGACAATACACATCATGAGTGGAAAAGACGCCAACGCGATGAAAAGGTTTCTGCTATTTGTGCAGATGCAGGAATACCGCTGGTTACATTCTGGACAAATTATGGCGTAAATAGACCGTACATCGAAAAACGTATCCGTGAAGCATTGGAGACGCCACCTCAGCGAGTGCCGAGTTTTACAAAAGAAAATACTGCGCAGCCGAATACATTCGAGAAAGAAAATGCCGCACGGCAGGCGGTTGATTGGGATGTGCAGGCAGAACAGCACAATAAAACCCATAAGGGAAAACAGGGATGCTATATTGCGACTTGTGTGTATGGCTCGTATGATTGTCCGCAAGTTTGGACGCTGCGGCGATATAGAGACATCGTGCTGAAAAGTTCGGTGCTTGGGCGCACCTTTATTGCGGTATACTATGCAATCAGCCCTACATTGGTACGCACTTTTAGCAAAAGTGTAGTTGTCAAGAAAATATGGCGCAGTATATTGAATCCGATGGTTAAGCGGCTGAATGAGAAAGGCTTTTCCAATAATCCGTACACAGATTGA
- a CDS encoding response regulator transcription factor, protein MKRVLVVEDEASIREMVALNLKMAGWEVVEAPSAERALELMHGGEPCDAALLDIMLPGMDGLSLCETIRRDDSDIGIIIVSAKGQESDKIRGLSIGADDYITKPFSVSELIARLEALTRRIHRGTSAAKPAEEPEQLVSGPFVLDEKSRILYKSGTPIDLTQVEFQIMELFFRNPATALVREKILEGVWGKNYFGDVKIVDVNIRRLRMKIEDEPSNPRHIMTVWGYGYRWNV, encoded by the coding sequence ATGAAACGAGTTTTGGTAGTCGAGGACGAAGCCAGCATCCGCGAAATGGTAGCCCTGAACCTGAAAATGGCAGGCTGGGAGGTCGTTGAGGCCCCCAGCGCCGAGCGTGCGCTGGAGCTGATGCACGGCGGCGAACCCTGCGATGCTGCCCTGCTGGACATCATGCTGCCCGGCATGGACGGGCTGAGCCTGTGTGAAACGATCCGCCGCGATGACAGCGACATCGGCATTATCATTGTATCGGCCAAGGGGCAGGAGAGTGACAAGATCCGCGGCTTGTCCATCGGCGCGGACGATTACATCACAAAGCCCTTCTCGGTGTCGGAGCTGATCGCCCGGCTGGAGGCGCTGACCCGGCGCATCCACCGGGGTACCAGCGCCGCCAAGCCTGCTGAGGAGCCGGAGCAGCTTGTCAGCGGCCCCTTTGTGCTGGATGAGAAGAGCCGCATCCTCTACAAATCCGGCACGCCGATCGACCTGACGCAGGTCGAGTTCCAGATCATGGAGCTGTTTTTCCGCAATCCGGCTACCGCGCTGGTGCGTGAAAAGATTCTGGAGGGCGTCTGGGGCAAGAATTACTTCGGCGATGTCAAGATCGTGGATGTGAACATCCGCCGCCTGCGGATGAAGATCGAGGACGAACCCAGCAACCCCCGGCATATCATGACTGTCTGGGGCTACGGCTACCGCTGGAATGTGTGA
- a CDS encoding HAMP domain-containing histidine kinase encodes MQPNSSSIIRRWVRGSLLITVLVLVLAEGLFLYYSYNDLYGGVERAVENRFSTVVGRLQATGTAGDMAVTAESRGQVLRRVVEQFDEKDKFEFMLLDNQGVILATSSGTMNRDLTNGTDYGRALTAANGLGSAIFTTPQGERVMAVTMLVPYAAGSIAAMRMVTSLVLVDNLWWRTVAICVGLGLLVLCFTVWSGLFFVRSIVRPLGEVEATATRIAKGDMKVRLPDTRYDDEIGRLCKTINQMAEDLAETERLKNEFISSVSHELRTPLTSIKGWVETISNIDDPSNENYRRGLAVIGTETDRLYTMVEELLDFSRMQNGIKMNCQVLDFVAEATDAALFVEARIRQEGMQLVYQEPPEPYPVWADPARLRQVFVNLFDNAIKYSEPGGTIFLTLRRTPVTVSASIRDQGRGIAPDDLEKVKQRFFKAKNSVRGSGIGLAVVDEIVQTLGGRFDITSALGCGTTVTVTLPVYHPGQEHLHEKI; translated from the coding sequence ATGCAGCCGAACAGCAGCAGTATCATCCGCCGATGGGTGCGCGGCAGCCTGCTTATCACCGTGCTGGTGCTGGTGCTGGCGGAGGGGCTTTTCCTCTATTACAGCTATAACGACCTGTACGGCGGCGTTGAACGCGCTGTGGAAAACCGCTTCTCCACCGTGGTGGGCCGCCTGCAGGCCACCGGCACGGCGGGGGATATGGCCGTTACCGCCGAAAGCCGCGGGCAGGTCCTGCGCCGTGTGGTTGAGCAGTTTGACGAAAAGGACAAGTTTGAGTTTATGCTGCTGGACAATCAGGGCGTGATTCTGGCAACCAGCAGCGGCACGATGAACCGCGACCTGACCAACGGCACCGATTACGGCCGCGCGCTGACCGCCGCCAATGGGCTGGGGTCGGCTATCTTTACCACGCCGCAGGGCGAGCGTGTCATGGCAGTGACGATGCTTGTGCCCTACGCGGCGGGCAGCATCGCCGCCATGCGGATGGTGACGAGCCTTGTGCTGGTGGACAACCTCTGGTGGCGCACCGTGGCCATCTGTGTGGGGTTGGGCCTGCTTGTGCTGTGCTTCACGGTCTGGAGCGGACTGTTTTTTGTGCGCTCCATCGTGCGGCCCCTCGGTGAGGTCGAGGCTACGGCTACTCGGATCGCCAAGGGCGACATGAAGGTGCGCCTGCCGGACACCCGGTACGATGACGAAATCGGCCGCCTGTGCAAGACCATCAACCAGATGGCCGAGGATCTGGCCGAGACCGAGCGGCTGAAAAACGAGTTCATTTCCTCGGTCAGCCATGAGCTGCGCACGCCGTTGACCTCGATCAAGGGCTGGGTCGAGACGATCAGCAACATTGACGACCCCTCCAACGAGAACTACCGGCGCGGTCTGGCGGTCATCGGCACCGAGACCGACCGCCTTTACACGATGGTCGAGGAGCTGCTTGACTTCTCCCGTATGCAGAACGGCATCAAGATGAACTGTCAGGTGCTGGACTTTGTGGCCGAGGCCACCGATGCGGCGCTCTTTGTCGAGGCTCGCATCCGGCAGGAGGGAATGCAGCTTGTCTATCAGGAGCCGCCCGAGCCCTACCCGGTCTGGGCAGACCCGGCGCGGCTGCGGCAGGTGTTTGTCAACCTGTTTGACAACGCTATCAAGTATTCCGAGCCGGGCGGTACGATCTTTCTGACCCTGCGCCGCACACCGGTCACGGTCAGCGCGTCGATCCGCGATCAGGGCCGGGGCATTGCGCCCGATGATCTGGAAAAGGTCAAGCAGAGGTTCTTCAAGGCAAAGAACTCGGTGCGCGGCTCCGGTATCGGCCTTGCGGTCGTGGATGAGATCGTCCAGACGCTCGGCGGCCGGTTCGACATCACCTCCGCCCTCGGCTGCGGCACGACCGTCACAGTGACCCTGCCCGTCTACCACCCCGGGCAGGAGCATCTGCATGAAAAAATTTAA
- the deoC gene encoding deoxyribose-phosphate aldolase, producing MLSKVDHTLLKPEATWPQIQTLCDEAVANHCASVCINTCYVKQAVEYMAGRVPVCCVVGFPLGAMDTASKAFEAKTAVENGASEVDMVINIGWLKNKQYDDVRNDIAAVKAAVGDKILKVIIETCLLTEEEKIKMCDIVPEAGADFIKTSTGFSTGGATFHDIALFAEHVRGRCKIKAAGGISTVEDIEKFLDLGADRLGTSRAVKLLTSGEAGSGY from the coding sequence ATGCTGAGCAAGGTAGACCACACCCTGCTCAAGCCCGAGGCCACCTGGCCCCAGATCCAGACCCTGTGTGACGAGGCCGTTGCCAACCACTGCGCCTCCGTCTGCATCAACACCTGCTATGTCAAGCAGGCAGTCGAGTATATGGCGGGCCGCGTACCGGTATGCTGCGTGGTCGGCTTCCCCCTCGGCGCTATGGACACCGCCAGCAAGGCCTTTGAGGCCAAAACTGCCGTTGAGAACGGCGCGTCTGAGGTTGATATGGTCATCAACATCGGCTGGCTGAAGAACAAGCAGTATGACGATGTCCGCAATGACATCGCCGCCGTCAAGGCTGCTGTGGGCGATAAGATCCTCAAGGTCATCATCGAGACCTGCCTGCTGACCGAGGAGGAGAAGATCAAGATGTGCGACATTGTGCCCGAGGCCGGTGCCGACTTCATCAAGACCTCCACCGGCTTCTCGACCGGCGGTGCGACCTTCCATGACATTGCGCTGTTTGCCGAGCATGTCCGGGGGCGCTGCAAGATCAAGGCTGCCGGAGGTATATCCACCGTGGAGGATATCGAAAAATTCCTCGACCTTGGCGCTGACCGTCTGGGCACCTCCCGCGCAGTCAAGCTGCTCACCTCCGGCGAGGCCGGCAGCGGGTACTAA
- a CDS encoding GtrA family protein, protein MQKLKDFIKKYYEGLAYLFFGGVATLLNLVVFAVFQAAFGTDFATGLGNVLDNILCILFAYWTNRTFVFKSTNKGKAALAEFGQFVSCRIATMVMDQLIIWLGVSVLGPAVRFAAADPKLWAMGVKLFSQVVVILSNYVFSKLFIFKKK, encoded by the coding sequence ATGCAAAAACTCAAAGACTTCATCAAAAAATATTACGAGGGTCTGGCCTACCTCTTCTTCGGCGGCGTGGCAACGCTTTTGAATCTGGTGGTGTTCGCGGTCTTTCAGGCGGCGTTCGGCACCGATTTTGCGACCGGCCTCGGCAATGTGCTGGACAATATCCTCTGTATCCTCTTTGCTTATTGGACAAACCGGACTTTCGTGTTCAAAAGCACCAACAAGGGCAAGGCGGCCCTTGCGGAGTTCGGCCAGTTCGTCTCCTGCCGCATCGCCACCATGGTCATGGATCAGCTCATCATCTGGCTGGGCGTCAGCGTGCTGGGGCCGGCAGTCCGCTTTGCAGCAGCCGATCCCAAGCTGTGGGCCATGGGCGTAAAGCTGTTCAGTCAGGTCGTTGTGATCCTCTCCAACTATGTTTTCAGCAAATTGTTTATCTTTAAAAAGAAGTGA
- a CDS encoding IS110 family transposase: MLAVGIDISKSKSVAAILNQDGSMHTSPFEFHHTQPELDAFIKYILNSKQSATILMENTGHYHYPVLKALQEAGLPVCMVNAYQIKKFGDMDLRKAKTDKKDAVRIARYALEKSYSLVPYTSMEQKYEDLKFLARQYNQRMLTLKTNKVFLLNLLDETMPGITNILPLTTRTPETSLSVLFINRFKSYDRIKKMGKSRFLDAFEKIARKSRNRQTKTYGLAIYEAALRNITTRGENEYTLAAQNQCLELVCESQKATDSIILKMQTLAETLPEYAVLRSMAGVGDRLGPLILAEIGDIRRFHSGKALNAYAGNDAPPYQSGTFESHNRHISKRGNAALRKYCFEVMQALKLTRPQDDPVYLFLLKKEQEGKPYNVAKMAGVNKFLRIYYARAMETLKQQ, encoded by the coding sequence ATGCTCGCAGTAGGAATCGATATTTCCAAGTCAAAAAGTGTAGCAGCCATCTTAAACCAAGACGGATCAATGCACACAAGTCCTTTTGAGTTCCACCATACGCAGCCCGAACTAGACGCTTTCATTAAGTATATTTTGAATAGCAAGCAATCTGCAACCATCTTAATGGAAAATACCGGGCATTACCATTATCCTGTTCTGAAAGCGTTGCAGGAAGCCGGGCTCCCTGTTTGTATGGTTAATGCCTATCAAATCAAGAAATTCGGAGACATGGATCTTCGCAAGGCCAAAACAGACAAGAAAGATGCAGTGCGGATTGCCAGATATGCATTGGAAAAGAGTTATTCTCTGGTTCCATATACATCTATGGAGCAGAAATACGAAGATTTGAAATTTTTGGCACGACAGTATAATCAGCGAATGCTTACCCTTAAAACCAACAAAGTATTTCTACTTAATCTATTGGATGAAACGATGCCTGGCATAACCAACATTCTGCCTCTAACGACCAGAACGCCAGAAACCAGTCTTTCCGTTCTCTTTATCAATCGTTTTAAATCCTACGATCGTATAAAGAAAATGGGAAAAAGTCGTTTCCTTGACGCATTTGAAAAAATCGCAAGAAAATCTCGAAATCGCCAAACCAAAACATATGGGTTGGCAATTTACGAAGCTGCATTACGCAATATCACAACAAGGGGAGAAAACGAATACACTCTTGCGGCTCAAAATCAATGTCTTGAACTTGTCTGTGAATCACAAAAGGCCACTGATTCAATTATTCTAAAAATGCAAACATTAGCTGAAACGTTGCCCGAATACGCTGTTCTGCGCTCTATGGCTGGTGTTGGGGATCGACTCGGTCCCCTTATCCTTGCTGAAATTGGAGATATCCGCCGCTTTCACAGTGGAAAAGCACTCAACGCTTATGCTGGTAACGATGCGCCTCCATATCAGTCTGGAACATTTGAGAGCCACAATCGCCACATATCAAAACGTGGGAATGCGGCTCTCAGAAAGTATTGCTTTGAGGTTATGCAGGCACTCAAACTTACACGACCTCAAGATGACCCTGTCTACCTTTTTCTGCTCAAAAAGGAACAGGAAGGGAAACCGTATAACGTAGCTAAAATGGCCGGAGTCAACAAGTTTCTCCGCATCTACTACGCGAGAGCGATGGAAACGCTCAAGCAACAGTAA
- a CDS encoding DUF1385 domain-containing protein, giving the protein MPKEFRTSVGGQALMEGIMMRGPEKICCAVRKPDGTIDLSYDTVTTHWYNKVPLVRGVCNMAENLYKGYRYLMHAADIAMEGETEPAESKLDKWFEAHATPAVQNALMACAAFVGVALALFLFTFLPTFLTGLVMRAVPLGRWPRVILEGVLKMVIFLGYMFLCTRMKELHRVFEYHGAEHKTIACYEAGLPLTVENIRRQSRFHPRCGTSFMILVIIISIFLYAVLPWTSTAMRVVYKLCMFPLLVGVSYEILKWAGRSDSAAARIISQPGLWMQRLTTFEPDDSMIEVAIAAVTPVLPEKQEDARW; this is encoded by the coding sequence ATGCCTAAAGAATTCCGCACCTCCGTCGGGGGACAAGCCCTGATGGAGGGCATCATGATGCGTGGTCCGGAAAAGATCTGCTGCGCCGTGCGCAAGCCGGACGGCACCATCGACCTGAGCTATGACACCGTCACGACCCACTGGTACAATAAGGTCCCGCTGGTCCGGGGCGTCTGCAACATGGCGGAAAACCTCTACAAGGGCTACCGCTACCTGATGCATGCGGCCGACATCGCCATGGAGGGCGAGACCGAGCCCGCTGAGTCCAAGCTGGACAAATGGTTCGAGGCGCACGCCACCCCCGCCGTGCAGAACGCGCTGATGGCCTGCGCCGCCTTTGTGGGCGTGGCGCTGGCGCTGTTCCTGTTTACCTTTCTGCCCACTTTTTTGACCGGTCTTGTCATGCGCGCCGTGCCACTGGGGCGCTGGCCGCGCGTAATCCTCGAGGGCGTGCTCAAGATGGTCATATTCCTCGGCTACATGTTCCTTTGCACCCGCATGAAGGAGCTGCACCGCGTGTTTGAGTACCACGGTGCTGAGCATAAGACCATCGCCTGCTATGAGGCAGGTCTGCCCCTGACGGTGGAAAACATCCGCCGCCAGAGCCGCTTTCACCCGCGGTGCGGCACCAGCTTTATGATCCTCGTCATCATCATCAGCATCTTCCTGTATGCGGTGCTGCCTTGGACCAGCACGGCGATGCGGGTCGTGTACAAGCTTTGCATGTTCCCGCTTCTGGTTGGTGTATCGTATGAGATTTTGAAATGGGCGGGCCGCTCTGACAGTGCGGCGGCAAGAATCATCTCTCAGCCGGGGCTTTGGATGCAGCGGCTGACGACCTTTGAGCCGGACGACTCGATGATCGAGGTCGCGATTGCCGCCGTCACCCCCGTTCTGCCGGAAAAGCAGGAGGATGCCCGCTGGTGA
- the recA gene encoding recombinase RecA: protein MAAKKDTTPKTAGPAADKKAALETALAQIEKQFGKGAVMKLGANVTMQVDAIPTGSLGLDLALGIGGVPRGRIVEVYGPESSGKTTLALQILAEAQKMGGEVAFIDVEHALDPTYAAALGVDIDSLLVSQPDTGEQAMEICEALVRSGAIDAVVVDSVAAMVPRAEIEGEMGDSHVGLQARLMSQALRKLTGVIGKTNTVCIFINQLREKVGIVYGNPEVTTGGRALKYYSSVRIDVRRIEGLKDSTGAFIGNRTRAKIVKNKVAPPFREAEFDIMFGEGISKLGEILDLGVKLGVVQKSGAWFNYGEMRLGQGRDNAKQFLKEHPEVSDEIEKIVRANADRLLAAGKKGSVKPLDPSEIVKPVAPGEAPAAPAAKTTGSEVDLDIMVDE from the coding sequence ATGGCAGCAAAAAAAGATACTACCCCCAAGACGGCAGGCCCTGCCGCTGACAAAAAGGCCGCGCTGGAAACCGCGCTGGCCCAGATCGAAAAGCAATTCGGCAAGGGCGCCGTTATGAAGCTGGGCGCCAATGTCACGATGCAGGTCGATGCCATCCCCACCGGCAGCCTGGGTCTGGATCTGGCACTGGGCATCGGCGGCGTGCCCCGCGGCCGTATCGTTGAGGTCTACGGCCCCGAATCCTCCGGTAAAACAACGCTGGCGCTGCAGATTCTGGCCGAGGCCCAGAAGATGGGCGGCGAGGTCGCGTTTATTGATGTTGAGCATGCGCTAGACCCGACCTACGCCGCCGCGCTGGGCGTTGATATTGACAGTCTGCTGGTCAGCCAGCCCGACACCGGCGAGCAGGCCATGGAGATCTGCGAGGCGCTTGTCCGCTCCGGCGCGATCGACGCCGTTGTTGTGGACTCCGTTGCCGCCATGGTGCCGCGCGCCGAGATCGAGGGCGAGATGGGTGACAGCCATGTCGGTCTGCAGGCCCGCCTGATGAGTCAGGCGCTGCGCAAGCTGACCGGCGTCATCGGCAAGACAAACACCGTCTGTATCTTCATCAACCAGCTGCGTGAAAAGGTCGGCATCGTCTACGGCAACCCCGAGGTCACGACCGGCGGCCGCGCACTGAAATACTATTCCAGCGTCCGCATTGATGTGCGCCGCATCGAGGGTCTGAAGGACTCCACCGGTGCGTTCATCGGCAACCGCACCCGCGCCAAGATCGTCAAGAACAAGGTCGCGCCTCCGTTCCGTGAGGCAGAGTTTGACATCATGTTCGGCGAGGGCATCTCCAAGCTGGGCGAGATCCTCGACCTCGGCGTCAAGCTGGGTGTCGTGCAGAAGAGCGGCGCGTGGTTCAACTACGGCGAGATGCGTCTGGGTCAGGGCCGCGACAACGCCAAGCAGTTCCTGAAGGAGCACCCCGAGGTCTCTGACGAGATCGAAAAGATCGTCCGCGCCAACGCCGATCGCCTGCTGGCCGCCGGCAAGAAGGGCAGCGTCAAGCCGCTGGACCCGAGTGAGATCGTCAAGCCGGTCGCCCCGGGTGAGGCCCCTGCCGCCCCGGCTGCCAAGACAACGGGCAGCGAGGTTGACCTTGATATCATGGTTGACGAATAA
- the prmC gene encoding peptide chain release factor N(5)-glutamine methyltransferase, with translation MNAAFQKLCAMLTAAGVPDARFDAAELYRLATGRDPRLDDGPSAAEAARLSALAERRAAREPLQYILGEWDFMDFTLKVGPGVLCPRADSEIVCESALALLQGRERPVVYDLCAGTGCLGLGIARHSPGALVTCVEKSPEAWQYLTANTAQTGVRTVQADVFTYYKTLPAEGADLIISNPPYLTGAEMRALMPETAQEPAMALDGGADGLDFYRLLTEKYRDAVRPGGWLVLEIGYAQGPAVLALGAACGWVNTSCRKDYGGNDRAVLLQKPEKSC, from the coding sequence GTGAACGCTGCATTTCAAAAGCTCTGCGCCATGCTGACGGCCGCCGGTGTGCCCGATGCCCGCTTTGACGCGGCTGAGCTGTACCGCCTTGCGACCGGCCGCGACCCCCGTCTGGATGACGGCCCCAGCGCCGCCGAGGCAGCCCGCCTGAGCGCGCTTGCCGAACGCCGCGCAGCCCGCGAGCCGCTGCAGTACATTCTGGGTGAATGGGACTTTATGGATTTTACGCTCAAGGTCGGGCCGGGTGTGCTGTGCCCCCGGGCTGACAGCGAGATCGTCTGCGAGAGCGCCCTCGCGCTTTTGCAGGGCAGGGAACGGCCGGTGGTCTATGACCTCTGCGCGGGGACAGGCTGCTTGGGGCTTGGCATTGCGCGCCACAGCCCCGGCGCGCTGGTGACCTGTGTGGAAAAAAGCCCGGAGGCATGGCAGTACCTGACCGCCAACACGGCACAGACCGGTGTGCGCACCGTGCAGGCCGATGTCTTTACCTATTATAAAACGCTGCCCGCCGAGGGGGCGGACCTGATCATCTCCAACCCACCCTACCTGACCGGGGCGGAGATGCGGGCGCTGATGCCGGAAACGGCGCAGGAGCCTGCCATGGCGCTGGACGGCGGCGCGGACGGGCTGGATTTCTACCGCCTGCTGACTGAAAAGTACCGGGACGCCGTGCGGCCGGGCGGCTGGCTTGTGCTGGAGATCGGCTATGCCCAAGGCCCCGCCGTGCTGGCGCTGGGGGCCGCCTGCGGCTGGGTCAACACCAGCTGCCGCAAGGACTACGGCGGCAATGACCGGGCCGTGCTGCTCCAAAAACCCGAAAAAAGCTGCTGA
- a CDS encoding peptidase E has protein sequence MKLFLCSHFSSVGSLIKEEIENKKVAFIPTASLREGYTGYVGSARKLFKKLGAIVTEIDISTEAYSTIQSVFEDADVIYFTGGNSFFLIDQLRKTGTDELLKKELAKGKLMIGESAGAIICAPSIQYIEQMDEKPGDYSQEDDAGLDLIDFYVLPHYLTAPFKKVTEKIMTEFSDLNLSPINNRQGIVIDGEGSKVICKD, from the coding sequence ATGAAACTGTTTTTATGTTCGCACTTTTCAAGTGTAGGAAGTCTGATAAAGGAAGAAATTGAAAATAAAAAAGTCGCATTTATTCCAACAGCTTCGCTGCGTGAAGGCTACACCGGTTATGTCGGCTCGGCTCGAAAATTATTCAAAAAGTTGGGAGCAATCGTAACGGAAATTGATATTTCAACGGAGGCTTATTCAACGATACAGTCTGTTTTTGAAGATGCGGATGTGATATATTTTACCGGCGGAAATTCTTTTTTCCTTATAGACCAGCTCCGTAAAACGGGAACGGATGAGCTGTTGAAGAAAGAATTAGCAAAGGGAAAACTGATGATTGGTGAATCGGCAGGTGCGATTATATGCGCTCCAAGCATCCAATATATCGAGCAAATGGATGAAAAGCCGGGGGACTACTCACAAGAAGATGATGCAGGGCTTGATTTGATTGATTTCTATGTTCTTCCGCATTATCTTACAGCACCATTTAAGAAAGTTACCGAGAAAATAATGACTGAGTTTTCGGATTTGAATCTATCCCCAATTAACAACCGTCAGGGAATTGTAATTGATGGTGAAGGTTCAAAGGTTATTTGCAAAGACTAA